In one Brassica oleracea var. oleracea cultivar TO1000 chromosome C9, BOL, whole genome shotgun sequence genomic region, the following are encoded:
- the LOC106318507 gene encoding GDP-mannose transporter GONST1 — protein MKSYEHDGVDLEDGKTRKAGGDKPTLRKIPNQALLSGLAYCVSSCSMILVNKFVLSSYNFNAGIFLMLYQNFVSVIIVMALSVMGLITTEPLTLRLIKVWFPVNVIFVGMLITSMFSLKYINVAMVTVLKNVTNVITAVGEMYLFNKHHDNKVWLALFLMIISAVSGGITDLSFNAVGYAWQIANCFLTASYSLTLRKTMDTAKQVTQSGNLNEFSMVLLNNTLSLPLGLILSFAFNEIDYLYNTPLLRLPGFWMVMTLSGLLGLAISFTSMWFLHQTGATTYSLVGSLNKIPLSIAGIVLFHVPTSLQNSASILFGLVAGVVFARAKMREKS, from the exons ATGAAATCTTACGAACACGATGGAGTGGACTTGGAAGATGGGAAGACACGAAAAGCTGGAGGAGATAAACCAACTCTGAGAAAGATACCTAACCAGGCTTTGTTATCCGGTTTAGCTTATTGCGTTTCATCATGCAGCATGATACTAGTTAACAAGTTTGTTCTTTCCAGCTACAACTTCAATGCTGGGATCTTCTTAATGTTATACCAG AACTTTGTCTCAGTGATAATTGTTATGGCCTTGAGCGTTATGGGTCTAATAACAACTGAACCATTGACCTTGAGATTAATTAAGGTCTGGTTCCCCGTTAACGTGATCTTTGTTGGGATGCTTATCACAAGCATGTTTAG TTTGAAATACATCAACGTAGCAATGGTCACGGTCCTGAAGAATGTCACTAATGTAATAACAGCAGTTGGTGAGATGTATCTATTCAACAAGCATCATGATAACAAAGTGTGGCTTGCTCTCTTCTTAATG ATCATATCTGCAGTATCTGGTGGGATAACAGATCTATCTTTCAATGCTGTTGGCTATGCCTGGCAAATTGCTAATTGCTTCTTAACTGCATCTTACTCT CTGACACTGAGAAAGACAATGGATACGGCCAAGCAAGTTACTCAATCTGGAAACTTGAACGAGTTCTCCATGGTCTTGCTTAATAACACGCTTTCATTACCGCTTGGCCTTATTCTTTCCTTTGCTTTCAACGAGATTGATTATCTTTACAACAC GCCACTTCTTCGATTGCCAGGTTTCTGGATGGTCATGACACTCAGTGGACTACTAGGTCTTGCTATTAGCTTCACTTCAATGTGGTTTCTTCATCAAACCGGAGCTACAACATACAG CTTGGTGGGATCACTAAACAAGATACCTTTGTCTATTGCTGGGATCGTTCTTTTCCATGTACCGACCAGTTTGCAGAACTCAGCAAGCATACTCTTTG GTCTTGTGGCTGGAGTTGTGTTTGCCAGAGCCAAAATGAGGGAGAAGTCCTAG
- the LOC106315668 gene encoding 60S ribosomal protein L21-2, protein MPAGHGVRARTRDLFARGFRKKGVIPLSTYLRTFKVGDYVDVKVNGAIHKGMPHKFYHGRTGRVWNVTKRAVGVEVNKQIGNRIIRKRLHVRVEHVQQSRCAEEFKLRKKNNDVLKAAAKARGETISTKRQPKGPKPGFMVEGMTLETVTPIPYDVVNDLKGGY, encoded by the exons ATGCCGGCGGGTCACGGAGTGAGGGCGAGAACCAGGGATCTGTTCGCGAGAGGGTTCAGGAAGAAGGGTGTTATCCCACTCTCTACCTACCTCAGGACCTTCAAAGTCGGAGATTACGTGGATGTGAAGGTTAATGGAGCTATCCACAAAGGTATGCCTCACAAGTTCTACCATGGTCGTACTGGTCGCGTCTGGAACGTTACTAAGCGAGCCGTTGGTGTCGAAGTCAACAAGCAG ATTGGTAACAGAATCATAAGGAAGAGGTTGCATGTGCGTGTGGAGCACGTGCAGCAGTCAAGGTGTGCTGAGGAGTTTAAACTAAGGAAGAAGAATAACGATGTGCTCAAGGCTGCAGCCAAAGCCAGAGGGGAGACAATCAGCACCAAGAGACAGCCTAAAGGTCCCAAGCCTGGTTTCATGGTCGAGGGTATGACATTGGAGACGGTCACTCCTATCCCTTACGATGTTGTCAACGATCTCAAGGGTGGCTACTAA
- the LOC106315705 gene encoding transmembrane emp24 domain-containing protein p24delta4 gives MQPEFATTFSLLSALFFLVTPELIPVSEAVWLNIPKTGTKCVSEEIQSKVVVLADYLVISDEHSIFPTVSVKVTSPYGNVLHHSDNATHGQFAFTTQESGTYLACFEAEGNSHGNKDISINLDWKTGIAAKDWDSIARKEKIEGVELELRKLEGAVEGIHENLLYLKDREAEMRIVSEKTNSRVAWYSIMSLGICIVVSGLQILYLKQYFERKKLI, from the exons ATGCAGCCTGAGTTTGCGACGACGTTCTCACTCCTTTCGGCTCTCTTTTTCCTTGTGACGCCGGAGCTAATTCCAGTCAGTGAAGCCGTGTGGCTCAACATACCTAAGACGGGAACAAAGTGCGTCTCGGAGGAAATCCAGAGTAAGGTCGTCGTCTTGGCAGATTACCTCGTCATCTCCGACGAGCATTCCATCTTCCCCACTGTCTCCGTTAAG GTTACATCACCATATGGAAACGTTTTGCACCACAGCGACAACGCAACGCATGGTCAATTTGCGTTTACAACCCAAGAATCAGGAACCTACTTGGCTTGTTTCGAGGCCGAAGGAAACAGTCATGGTAACAAAGACATTAGCATCAACCTTGACTGGAAAACTGGAATCGCGGCCAAGGATTGGGACTCCATTGCTAGAAAAGAGAAGATTGAG GGTGTGGAGTTGGAGCTTAGGAAACTTGAAGGTGCAGTTGAGGGCATTCATGAGAATCTACTTTACCTAAAAGACAG AGAAGCGGAGATGAGGATTGTGAGTGAAAAAACAAACTCGCGAGTTGCATGGTACAGTATAATGTCGCTAGGCATCTGCATTGTCGTCTCTGGTTTACAGATTTTGTACTTGAAGCAATACTTTGAAAGGAAGAAGCTTATTTAG